One genomic segment of Pelagerythrobacter marensis includes these proteins:
- a CDS encoding sodium:calcium antiporter, which produces MPDLTSLPLVWLAALFIAGAATVWFAGARLARYADEVSQRSGIEQAVIGVLLLGAVTSLPEISTTTVATLSGNPAMAVNNLLGGIAFQVVVIALADLFVGKSALTSMVPGTRTILNAGISIVLLVLAAIGVMIGDWELPLGSVGFFPVLIAVVYVLSLSQLNREVAAGGWVPATEARVEQDAIERPAIGNMRLALAIALAAAAIFAGGTVVTLAAEGLAEQNGTDTGIMGLTLLALATSLPELSTAIAAVRLRRAELAIGDILGGNMFDVVLILLVDMLDPGPPVLQQVDRASMTAALIGVLLTALVMIGLVERRDKARLRMGYDSIAVLVVYTAGMAAILGGIVSG; this is translated from the coding sequence GTGCCCGACCTGACCAGCCTGCCGCTCGTCTGGCTTGCGGCCCTGTTTATCGCCGGGGCCGCCACCGTATGGTTCGCCGGGGCGCGGCTGGCCCGCTATGCGGACGAGGTTTCGCAGCGTTCGGGCATAGAGCAGGCCGTCATCGGTGTGCTGCTGCTGGGCGCCGTCACCTCGTTGCCCGAAATATCGACTACGACAGTCGCCACGCTGTCCGGCAATCCGGCCATGGCGGTCAATAACCTGCTGGGCGGCATCGCCTTCCAGGTGGTCGTGATCGCGCTGGCCGACCTGTTCGTCGGCAAAAGCGCGCTGACCAGCATGGTTCCCGGCACGCGCACGATCCTGAATGCGGGGATCAGCATCGTCCTGCTGGTCCTGGCCGCGATCGGGGTGATGATCGGCGATTGGGAACTGCCGCTGGGCAGCGTCGGCTTCTTCCCGGTGCTGATCGCGGTGGTCTACGTCCTCAGCCTTTCGCAGCTCAACCGCGAAGTGGCGGCGGGCGGCTGGGTCCCAGCGACGGAGGCGCGCGTCGAGCAGGACGCGATAGAGCGGCCCGCGATCGGCAACATGCGCCTGGCCCTGGCCATTGCCTTGGCCGCGGCGGCGATCTTCGCAGGCGGCACGGTCGTGACGCTCGCCGCCGAAGGCCTGGCCGAACAGAACGGCACCGATACCGGCATCATGGGGCTGACCCTGCTGGCGCTGGCCACCTCGCTGCCCGAGCTGAGCACCGCCATTGCCGCCGTGCGCCTGCGCCGGGCGGAGCTGGCGATCGGCGACATCCTGGGCGGCAACATGTTCGATGTCGTCCTGATCCTGCTGGTGGACATGCTTGATCCCGGCCCGCCGGTGCTGCAGCAGGTGGACCGCGCGTCGATGACAGCGGCGCTGATCGGGGTCCTGCTGACCGCGCTGGTCATGATCGGCCTGGTCGAACGGCGCGACAAGGCAAGGCTGCGCATGGGATACGACAGTATCGCCGTCCTCGTCGTCTATACCGCGGGAATGGCGGCGATCCTCGGCGGAATCGTTTCGGGCTAG
- a CDS encoding cbb3-type cytochrome c oxidase subunit I, with amino-acid sequence MKSETGFDHDLYRLFPTHRPRPEGEVEELERIWDNPRGWGLLTVVNNNYVGFFYVATAFLFFLLAGILALGMRVQLGAPLQEFLPQETYNQFFTMHGTVMMFLFAVPMVEAIGIMLLPQMLAARDLPFPRLSAYAFWAYFVGGLCFFASLFVGLAPDGGWFMYPPLTSIAYSPGINTDFWLLGIGFIEISAIAGAIEIIVGVLRTRAPGMTLDRMPMFAWAMLVFAVMIVIAFPSVILGTLLLELERAFNWPFFDPTRGGDPLLWQHLFWFFGHPEVYIIFLPAAGLMSMMVATVARTPLVGYRLNVLALVATGFISFGVWAHHMFTTDMPRVSAGYFSAASMAVSLPAGIQVFCWIATLAAGRIRWSVPALFIVGSILIFVMGGLTGVMVGMVPFDWQVHDTYFIVAHLHYVLLGGMVFPMFAAFYYWNGMTSRNPLSERLGRWVFWLMFTGLHVTFLPMHLTGFMGMPRRVYTYLPDRGLDLLNLVSTIGAFTIAAGVLLFLIDLARNFRFTTGHDAGNVYGGGTLEWLPTGMYSTRSIPLVRSREPLWDDPAICDDVAQGRYFLPNSATGLRETIITSPVNAEPQYMQLMPGPSPWPVGAAAFTAFFFLSLTVQAYAFAWFSGVVATVCVLRWLWETDRPIAQKEADIGAGIVVPISVTGPRGHGWWALNTLMVVMGMIAAMGAFSYLYLYGIYPEVWIDAPPLRQTALVAALLAAAMIAARLARHLLSRHEAGVFPGQGPWLTAAASAALTAGALYLDVTGWQVAGLAPADSAQGATVFAMLAYQGCLAAVGIVMALYLGLRSGRGLLTTPANVTMDVVGRFLFFAAAQGLALSLLMRTIPG; translated from the coding sequence ATGAAGTCCGAAACCGGCTTCGACCACGATCTTTACCGGCTTTTCCCCACGCATCGGCCGCGCCCGGAAGGCGAGGTAGAGGAACTGGAGCGGATCTGGGACAATCCCAGGGGCTGGGGCCTGCTGACCGTCGTCAACAACAACTACGTCGGGTTCTTCTACGTCGCGACCGCGTTCCTGTTCTTCCTCCTCGCGGGGATCCTCGCGCTGGGGATGCGGGTTCAGCTGGGTGCGCCCCTGCAGGAATTCCTGCCGCAGGAAACCTACAACCAGTTTTTCACCATGCACGGCACGGTGATGATGTTCCTGTTCGCCGTGCCGATGGTGGAGGCGATCGGGATCATGCTGCTGCCGCAGATGCTGGCCGCGCGCGACCTGCCGTTTCCGCGGCTTTCCGCCTACGCCTTCTGGGCCTATTTCGTCGGCGGCCTGTGCTTTTTCGCCTCGCTCTTCGTCGGGCTCGCGCCCGATGGCGGATGGTTCATGTACCCCCCGTTGACCTCGATCGCCTACAGCCCGGGGATCAACACCGATTTCTGGCTGCTGGGGATCGGCTTCATCGAAATCAGCGCGATTGCCGGCGCGATCGAGATCATCGTCGGCGTCCTGCGCACGCGCGCGCCGGGCATGACGCTCGACCGGATGCCGATGTTCGCCTGGGCCATGCTGGTCTTCGCGGTGATGATCGTCATCGCCTTTCCCAGCGTGATCCTCGGCACCCTGCTGCTGGAGCTGGAGCGGGCGTTCAACTGGCCTTTCTTCGATCCCACGCGCGGGGGCGACCCGCTGTTGTGGCAGCACCTGTTCTGGTTCTTCGGGCACCCGGAAGTCTATATCATCTTCCTGCCTGCGGCCGGTTTGATGAGCATGATGGTGGCCACCGTCGCGCGGACCCCGCTGGTGGGATACCGCCTGAACGTGCTCGCCCTGGTGGCGACCGGGTTCATCAGCTTCGGCGTCTGGGCGCACCACATGTTCACCACCGACATGCCGCGCGTATCGGCCGGCTATTTCAGCGCGGCGAGCATGGCGGTCAGCCTGCCTGCGGGGATTCAGGTATTCTGCTGGATCGCGACGCTTGCGGCGGGCCGGATACGCTGGTCGGTGCCCGCGCTGTTCATCGTCGGCTCAATCCTGATATTCGTCATGGGCGGGCTGACGGGCGTGATGGTCGGCATGGTCCCGTTCGACTGGCAGGTCCACGATACATACTTCATCGTCGCGCATCTGCACTACGTGCTGCTGGGGGGCATGGTCTTCCCGATGTTTGCCGCGTTCTATTACTGGAACGGAATGACCAGCCGCAATCCGCTTTCCGAAAGGCTGGGGCGGTGGGTCTTCTGGCTGATGTTCACCGGCCTGCACGTCACGTTCCTGCCGATGCACCTGACCGGCTTCATGGGGATGCCGCGCCGGGTCTATACCTACCTGCCCGACCGGGGGCTGGACCTGCTGAACCTCGTTTCCACCATTGGCGCCTTCACCATCGCGGCCGGGGTCCTGCTGTTCCTGATCGACCTGGCGCGCAATTTCCGTTTCACCACCGGTCACGACGCCGGGAACGTCTATGGCGGGGGGACGCTGGAATGGCTGCCGACCGGGATGTATTCGACCCGCTCGATCCCGCTCGTCCGCAGTCGGGAGCCGCTGTGGGACGATCCGGCCATCTGCGACGACGTGGCGCAGGGGCGCTATTTCCTGCCCAACAGCGCGACGGGCCTGCGCGAAACGATCATCACCTCGCCGGTCAATGCAGAGCCGCAATACATGCAGCTCATGCCCGGGCCTTCGCCCTGGCCGGTGGGCGCCGCGGCGTTCACGGCGTTCTTCTTCCTCTCGCTGACGGTCCAGGCCTATGCCTTCGCCTGGTTCAGCGGGGTGGTGGCGACGGTCTGCGTGCTGCGCTGGCTGTGGGAGACCGACCGGCCGATCGCCCAGAAAGAGGCCGACATCGGCGCCGGCATCGTCGTTCCCATTTCGGTGACGGGCCCGCGCGGCCACGGGTGGTGGGCGCTCAACACGCTGATGGTCGTCATGGGGATGATCGCGGCGATGGGCGCGTTCAGCTATCTCTACCTCTACGGCATTTACCCCGAGGTATGGATCGACGCGCCGCCGCTGCGGCAGACCGCGCTTGTGGCCGCACTGCTCGCCGCAGCGATGATCGCGGCGCGCCTCGCCCGGCACCTGCTGTCCCGCCACGAGGCGGGCGTCTTTCCGGGGCAGGGCCCGTGGTTGACGGCAGCGGCCAGCGCGGCACTGACAGCCGGTGCGCTCTATCTCGACGTTACGGGCTGGCAGGTCGCGGGCTTGGCCCCGGCCGACAGCGCGCAGGGGGCAACCGTCTTCGCGATGCTGGCATATCAGGGATGTCTCGCGGCAGTGGGGATCGTCATGGCGCTCTATCTCGGCCTGCGCAGCGGCCGCGGTTTGCTGACGACACCGGCCAATGTGACGATGGACGTGGTCGGCCGATTCCTGTTCTTCGCGGCGGCGCAAGGCCTTGCGCTCAGCCTGCTCATGCGGACGATACCGGGATGA
- a CDS encoding cytochrome c oxidase subunit II — protein MGSTVFEALWGWPPPVFDPAGPYAESVTTLAWVLLGMGVVVTAIVVIALWVALRGPVALKRKLGGERTVWIGGVAFPGVVLTALLVWGLTLTASLTDDITGDEMRVRVTGEMWWFRVEYLDEDGNVLVADANELHLPVGEPVVLELQSADVIHSFWVPHLSGKKDMIPGRTTLLRVQADRRGRFGGVCAEYCGGPHALMGFVAIAHEQDDFRTWLADRARRQTAGAAPGGDNGRQLFMDSGCAACHRVAGTDANGLAGPDLTHVGSRQTLGAGILPNNRGTLIGWIGDSQSIKPGNRMPSYDMLSASELEAIAIWLEQQK, from the coding sequence ATGGGCTCGACAGTGTTTGAGGCGCTGTGGGGCTGGCCGCCGCCGGTGTTCGATCCGGCCGGGCCATATGCCGAAAGCGTGACCACGCTGGCCTGGGTACTGCTGGGTATGGGCGTGGTGGTGACCGCGATCGTCGTCATCGCGCTGTGGGTGGCGCTGCGCGGGCCGGTCGCGCTCAAGCGCAAGCTGGGCGGGGAGCGGACCGTGTGGATCGGCGGGGTTGCCTTCCCCGGCGTTGTCCTGACCGCGCTGCTCGTCTGGGGCCTGACGCTGACCGCTTCGCTGACCGACGACATTACCGGCGATGAAATGCGCGTTCGGGTGACCGGGGAAATGTGGTGGTTCCGGGTCGAGTACCTCGATGAAGACGGCAATGTCCTGGTCGCCGACGCGAACGAACTGCACCTTCCAGTGGGCGAGCCTGTGGTGCTGGAACTGCAATCGGCCGACGTGATCCACAGCTTCTGGGTGCCGCACCTTTCGGGCAAGAAGGACATGATCCCCGGGCGCACGACGCTGTTGCGGGTTCAGGCCGACCGGCGGGGCCGCTTCGGCGGGGTCTGCGCCGAATACTGCGGCGGCCCCCATGCCCTGATGGGCTTCGTCGCGATCGCGCATGAGCAGGACGATTTCCGCACGTGGCTGGCCGACAGGGCGCGGCGGCAGACCGCCGGGGCCGCGCCGGGTGGCGACAACGGCCGCCAGCTGTTCATGGATAGCGGCTGCGCGGCCTGTCACCGCGTGGCGGGGACCGATGCCAACGGGCTTGCCGGGCCGGATCTGACCCACGTCGGCAGCCGCCAGACGCTGGGCGCGGGGATCCTGCCCAACAATCGCGGCACGTTGATCGGCTGGATCGGAGACAGCCAGTCGATCAAGCCGGGCAACCGGATGCCCAGTTACGACATGCTTTCGGCCAGTGAGCTGGAAGCCATTGCGATCTGGCTCGAGCAGCAGAAATGA
- a CDS encoding c-type cytochrome produces the protein MRERGREVIERAGCAACHEIPGIDWPQGRTGPPLLGFDDVGPIAGALPNNPANLARFVRNAPAAKPGSTMPAMPISEEEAHAVAAYLYGLDSV, from the coding sequence TTGCGCGAGCGCGGCCGCGAAGTGATCGAACGGGCCGGCTGCGCCGCCTGCCACGAAATACCCGGGATCGATTGGCCCCAGGGCCGCACCGGACCGCCGTTGTTGGGATTCGACGATGTCGGCCCGATCGCCGGGGCGCTGCCCAACAATCCCGCCAACCTCGCCCGGTTCGTGCGCAATGCGCCGGCAGCGAAGCCGGGCTCGACGATGCCCGCCATGCCGATTTCCGAAGAGGAGGCCCATGCCGTGGCCGCCTATCTCTATGGGCTCGACAGTGTTTGA
- a CDS encoding cytochrome b, with protein MIRALRDWAERYRTRGKYTPVGVAFHWLMAGVVIYQLFTGWMMQRNLVGADKLEAYADHSQVGLTLLLFGGLRLTWRLMVPGPINDADEPGWRASTAHAIHAGFYALFVIVPVSGWIMWSAIQPARPLYLAGIVPVPAMPLQTLSTQWQFRLLDLAEDVHVVGIVALTLLVPAHAVAAIKHHFWDRDDVFEGMLPEVPDDFGHPSGARYSPKEPRPRARPDGD; from the coding sequence ATGATCCGCGCGCTGCGCGACTGGGCGGAACGTTATCGCACCCGGGGCAAGTACACGCCCGTGGGGGTCGCGTTCCACTGGCTGATGGCGGGCGTCGTCATATACCAGCTTTTCACTGGCTGGATGATGCAGCGCAATCTGGTCGGTGCAGACAAGCTGGAAGCTTATGCCGATCACAGCCAGGTCGGCCTGACTCTGCTGCTGTTCGGCGGGTTGCGCCTGACGTGGCGGCTGATGGTGCCGGGGCCGATCAACGATGCGGACGAGCCGGGCTGGCGGGCGAGCACGGCCCATGCAATCCACGCCGGATTTTACGCCCTGTTCGTGATCGTTCCAGTGTCCGGCTGGATCATGTGGTCGGCAATCCAGCCAGCGCGCCCACTGTATCTGGCAGGGATCGTTCCCGTCCCCGCGATGCCGTTACAGACGCTGAGCACGCAATGGCAGTTTCGCCTGCTCGATCTGGCGGAAGATGTTCACGTCGTCGGCATCGTGGCCCTGACCCTGCTGGTTCCCGCTCACGCGGTCGCTGCGATCAAGCATCACTTCTGGGATCGGGACGATGTGTTCGAAGGCATGCTGCCGGAGGTGCCGGACGATTTCGGGCATCCGTCAGGCGCGCGCTATAGTCCGAAAGAGCCGCGGCCTCGCGCTCGTCCAGACGGTGACTGA
- a CDS encoding cytochrome c oxidase assembly protein — MVVSPPAWHPYCGVAPVPAAWWESWNFDPVLFAAIAIAGIVWWRRAGHLRAARKPAAAALAAVLLLFVTPFCALSSALFTARVVHHVLLATLLAPLLVAAFDMRRVSGSLAGWTAIQALVLWAWHLPAAYSAALSSDAVFWAMQISITLSAALWWARVLRAEAGAAVLSLLATMVQMGLLGAILTFAGRAYYAPHWLTTQPWGLSPMEDQQIAGIIMWAPASAIYLLCALTILYRSFAAEPAR; from the coding sequence ATGGTTGTGTCTCCTCCCGCGTGGCATCCCTATTGCGGCGTTGCGCCGGTGCCTGCCGCATGGTGGGAAAGCTGGAATTTCGATCCCGTGCTTTTCGCCGCCATCGCCATTGCAGGCATCGTGTGGTGGCGCCGCGCCGGTCACCTCCGCGCCGCCCGCAAGCCGGCGGCAGCGGCGCTGGCCGCCGTGCTGCTGTTGTTTGTCACGCCGTTCTGCGCGCTGAGTTCAGCCCTGTTTACCGCCCGCGTGGTTCACCATGTCCTCCTGGCCACGCTGCTCGCCCCGCTGCTGGTCGCGGCGTTCGACATGCGCCGTGTGTCCGGATCGCTGGCCGGGTGGACCGCGATTCAGGCGCTTGTCCTCTGGGCCTGGCATCTTCCGGCGGCCTATTCCGCGGCGCTTTCCAGCGACGCGGTATTCTGGGCAATGCAGATTTCGATAACGCTCAGCGCAGCATTGTGGTGGGCCAGGGTGTTGCGTGCCGAAGCGGGGGCGGCCGTTCTGTCGCTGCTGGCAACGATGGTGCAGATGGGCCTCCTTGGCGCTATCCTCACGTTCGCGGGGCGCGCTTACTACGCGCCGCACTGGCTCACGACGCAGCCCTGGGGGCTTTCCCCGATGGAAGATCAGCAGATCGCCGGGATCATCATGTGGGCGCCTGCCTCCGCCATTTACCTGCTGTGCGCGCTGACGATCCTGTACCGTTCCTTCGCGGCGGAACCAGCCCGATGA
- a CDS encoding PRC-barrel domain-containing protein encodes MKKLLLAASALSIVAVPQAQAQLLSGSGLGQVTGSIGSPLDTVRSMPGETLRSTVRGEARGEARGDARTRGSQKVDRRSGRVSAERSVDTSVTAIASDVVETPLGSSQGSASGHAGASGSGSADAQLLGTDDVRAIAGDGVQRARGTVANVRNVAMPAAGAARDRATGLVGQAAGTAAGAANAGGSASGNGSAAGQGSANGLGGMFAAASSAAAAGEGAVAIAPGMPVVAPDGAAVGKVRQIVSDSRGRVEQVIVDARGTDLAVPAGNLAAGADVLVIAQGSGTATTTTDD; translated from the coding sequence ATGAAAAAGCTTCTACTTGCCGCTTCGGCTCTCTCGATTGTGGCCGTTCCCCAGGCGCAGGCGCAACTGCTTTCGGGCAGCGGGCTGGGCCAGGTGACCGGTTCCATCGGTTCCCCCCTCGATACGGTTCGCAGCATGCCCGGCGAAACCCTGCGCTCCACCGTCCGCGGTGAAGCCCGCGGTGAAGCCCGGGGCGATGCGCGCACGCGGGGCAGCCAGAAGGTGGATCGCCGTTCGGGCCGGGTTTCGGCAGAACGTTCGGTCGACACCTCGGTCACCGCAATCGCCAGCGATGTTGTGGAAACGCCGCTGGGATCCAGCCAGGGTTCGGCCTCCGGCCATGCGGGGGCATCGGGTTCGGGCAGCGCCGACGCGCAGCTGCTCGGGACCGACGATGTCCGCGCCATTGCGGGTGACGGCGTCCAGCGTGCGCGCGGCACTGTCGCGAACGTTCGCAACGTGGCCATGCCCGCCGCCGGCGCGGCGCGCGATCGGGCGACCGGTCTTGTGGGCCAGGCCGCCGGCACTGCTGCCGGGGCTGCCAATGCCGGCGGTTCGGCCAGCGGCAATGGCTCTGCCGCCGGGCAGGGTTCGGCAAACGGCCTCGGCGGCATGTTCGCTGCCGCCAGCAGCGCGGCTGCGGCTGGCGAAGGCGCCGTTGCCATTGCACCGGGAATGCCGGTTGTCGCGCCCGACGGTGCCGCAGTCGGCAAAGTCCGGCAGATCGTCAGCGATTCGCGGGGCCGGGTCGAGCAGGTGATCGTCGATGCGCGGGGCACGGATCTCGCCGTGCCTGCCGGCAACCTCGCCGCCGGCGCCGACGTGCTGGTGATCGCGCAGGGATCGGGCACCGCGACCACCACCACCGACGATTGA
- a CDS encoding S8 family serine peptidase, giving the protein MHRIFLIFAALCLLSGPLAAQVALPGVQVPRVGDVIGPLTQELDRRLDRTARLADRLAQDRLREIDRFVRRNGDLVERDAAGDPARRGELLVLDASPAMLGRARAAGFAVIESGEIEGLGIAFARLRTPGDSDLADAERDLARLLPEATVSADTLHFQSGVALSPPLAVTSRAAAAEVSGAGGSAPVGMIDGAPGKAVPVAETRGFAQGAPVASNHGSAVASLLASAGAGPIRVADVYGTDQAGGNALAIARGLGWLADRGSRVVVISLVGPKNPVLARAVAAARSKGVVVVAAVGNGGPAAPLAYPASYEGVVSVTAVDGRGRALIEAGRALDLDYAAPGADVFGLNAGGKRVRLRGTSFATPLAAARVAHALASGRNWRARLDAEAVDLGRKGRDDTFGRGLLCAECRGR; this is encoded by the coding sequence ATGCACAGAATTTTCCTCATTTTCGCAGCCCTTTGCCTGCTGTCCGGGCCGCTCGCCGCGCAAGTGGCACTGCCCGGCGTGCAGGTCCCCCGCGTGGGGGATGTGATCGGGCCGCTGACGCAGGAACTGGACAGGCGGCTGGATCGAACCGCCCGGCTCGCCGATCGTCTGGCGCAGGACAGGCTGCGCGAGATCGACCGGTTCGTGCGGCGCAACGGCGATCTGGTGGAACGGGACGCCGCCGGAGATCCGGCGCGGCGGGGCGAACTGCTGGTGCTCGATGCCAGCCCCGCGATGCTCGGCCGGGCACGCGCCGCGGGGTTCGCCGTGATCGAAAGCGGCGAGATCGAAGGGCTGGGGATCGCATTCGCGCGCCTCCGCACGCCGGGCGATAGCGATCTGGCGGATGCGGAGCGCGACCTCGCGCGCCTGCTGCCCGAAGCCACGGTTTCCGCCGATACGCTGCATTTCCAGTCGGGGGTTGCCCTGTCGCCGCCGCTCGCCGTCACCAGCCGTGCCGCAGCGGCGGAGGTATCGGGTGCCGGGGGCAGCGCGCCGGTGGGAATGATCGACGGCGCGCCGGGCAAGGCCGTGCCGGTGGCCGAAACGCGCGGTTTCGCGCAAGGGGCACCGGTCGCCAGCAATCACGGCAGCGCCGTTGCCTCGCTGCTGGCGTCCGCCGGGGCCGGGCCGATCCGCGTGGCCGACGTTTATGGAACCGATCAGGCCGGGGGCAACGCGCTTGCGATCGCGCGCGGTCTGGGATGGCTGGCGGATCGGGGAAGTCGGGTCGTCGTCATCAGTCTGGTCGGGCCGAAGAACCCCGTGCTCGCGCGCGCGGTCGCGGCTGCGCGGTCGAAAGGGGTCGTGGTCGTGGCGGCGGTCGGAAACGGCGGCCCTGCCGCGCCGCTTGCCTATCCGGCAAGCTACGAAGGTGTCGTCTCGGTCACGGCGGTCGATGGGCGAGGCCGCGCATTGATCGAAGCGGGGCGCGCGCTCGATCTCGACTATGCCGCGCCCGGGGCGGACGTCTTCGGCCTGAATGCCGGGGGCAAGCGCGTCCGGCTGCGCGGCACCTCGTTCGCCACGCCGCTCGCCGCCGCGCGCGTCGCGCACGCGCTCGCGTCGGGGCGGAACTGGCGCGCGCGACTGGATGCCGAGGCAGTCGATCTGGGCCGCAAGGGGCGCGACGATACCTTCGGGCGCGGCCTGCTCTGCGCGGAGTGCCGCGGACGCTGA
- a CDS encoding RNA polymerase sigma factor, whose protein sequence is MLELLPRLRRFATGLAGTPADGDDLCQMTLERALANRQKWREGTRLDSWMYRIMRNIWIDEGRATTRRRQTFVADEAGLTVGAEGAQESAVELSMVDRAIQTLPAEQREAVLLVMVEGYAYREAAEIVGCPVGTLNSRLVRGRDALLDLLGEAT, encoded by the coding sequence TTGCTGGAACTGCTGCCCCGGTTGCGCCGTTTCGCGACCGGGCTGGCCGGCACCCCTGCGGACGGTGACGATCTCTGCCAGATGACGCTCGAGCGTGCGCTGGCAAACCGGCAGAAATGGCGGGAGGGCACACGGCTCGACAGTTGGATGTATCGCATCATGCGCAATATCTGGATCGACGAGGGCCGGGCCACCACGCGGCGCAGACAAACTTTTGTCGCGGACGAAGCCGGCCTGACGGTCGGCGCCGAAGGGGCGCAGGAATCGGCGGTCGAGCTGTCGATGGTCGATCGCGCGATCCAGACACTGCCCGCCGAACAGCGCGAGGCGGTCCTGCTGGTGATGGTCGAAGGCTATGCCTACCGCGAAGCCGCCGAAATCGTGGGCTGTCCGGTCGGAACCCTGAATTCGCGCCTGGTTCGCGGGCGCGATGCGCTGCTCGATCTGCTGGGAGAGGCAACATGA
- a CDS encoding sigma-70 family RNA polymerase sigma factor encodes MTGVPEAEAGEAGRAAAAFQAHRPMLLRVAYRMLGSVADAEDIVQECFIRWLNTERGAVQVPEAFLRRIVTRLCLDQLKSARHRRETYVGPWLPDPVIEPDEPEDVTLPLMLALERLSPLERAAFLLHDVFGQDYDTIAETLERDAAACRQLAARARAHVREARPRFAVDRRKGLAIAEEFFAASRSGDLAALGALLASDVTLHSDGGGKRSAAVVPVIGRPHVLRLHKALAVIFAKHPSRLVETVVINGLPGFVTSEADGELQTTALDIEDGRIAAIYVMRNPDKLRHLDPYRVLAAGRDEENDRLMH; translated from the coding sequence GTGACGGGCGTGCCGGAGGCGGAGGCCGGGGAAGCGGGGCGTGCGGCTGCGGCGTTTCAGGCGCACCGGCCCATGCTGCTGCGGGTGGCCTATCGCATGCTCGGTTCGGTGGCCGATGCCGAAGATATCGTGCAGGAATGCTTCATCCGCTGGCTCAACACCGAGCGGGGGGCCGTGCAGGTCCCCGAAGCGTTCCTGCGCCGTATCGTCACCCGCCTGTGCCTCGATCAGCTAAAATCGGCGCGGCATCGGCGGGAAACCTATGTCGGACCCTGGCTGCCCGACCCGGTGATCGAACCCGACGAGCCGGAGGACGTCACCCTCCCGCTCATGCTCGCGCTGGAACGGCTGTCGCCGCTGGAGCGGGCGGCGTTCCTGCTGCACGATGTGTTCGGCCAGGATTACGACACGATTGCCGAGACGCTGGAACGCGACGCCGCCGCGTGCCGCCAGCTCGCCGCGCGGGCGCGTGCCCATGTGCGCGAGGCCCGGCCCCGCTTCGCGGTCGACCGGCGCAAGGGCCTCGCGATTGCGGAGGAATTCTTCGCCGCCTCGCGCAGCGGCGATCTCGCGGCGCTGGGCGCGTTGCTCGCCAGCGACGTCACGCTGCATTCGGACGGCGGGGGGAAGCGTTCCGCCGCCGTGGTCCCGGTGATCGGGCGGCCTCACGTTCTGCGCCTTCACAAGGCGCTCGCCGTGATATTTGCCAAGCATCCTTCGCGGTTGGTCGAAACGGTCGTGATCAACGGTCTGCCGGGCTTCGTTACCAGCGAAGCGGATGGGGAGCTACAGACGACCGCGCTCGATATCGAGGACGGGCGCATTGCTGCGATCTACGTCATGCGCAACCCGGACAAGCTGCGCCATCTCGATCCCTATCGCGTGCTCGCGGCAGGACGTGATGAAGAAAATGACCGGCTGATGCATTAA
- a CDS encoding carboxymuconolactone decarboxylase family protein, translating into MTNVKLNPYAAASGPMKTWTAAAVAIMESLEPSLVELVKVRASQINGCANCINMHTIEARGQGESEQRLYLLAAWREAPCYTDRERAALAWTDALTQLSQGHSHAAAYNALANHFSEEEQVKLTLMINVINGWNRLAVGFGLWFEPEEARALV; encoded by the coding sequence ATGACCAACGTGAAACTGAACCCCTATGCGGCAGCGTCGGGCCCGATGAAAACCTGGACCGCCGCCGCCGTCGCGATCATGGAAAGCCTGGAACCGAGCCTGGTCGAACTGGTCAAGGTTCGCGCCTCGCAGATCAACGGCTGTGCCAACTGCATCAACATGCACACGATCGAGGCGCGCGGTCAGGGCGAAAGCGAACAGCGGCTGTATCTTCTTGCCGCCTGGCGCGAGGCGCCGTGCTATACCGACCGCGAACGCGCCGCCCTGGCCTGGACGGACGCACTGACGCAGTTGTCCCAAGGGCATTCCCACGCCGCCGCCTACAACGCGCTGGCGAACCATTTTTCCGAGGAGGAGCAGGTGAAGCTGACCCTGATGATCAATGTGATCAATGGGTGGAACCGGCTGGCGGTCGGCTTCGGCCTGTGGTTCGAACCGGAAGAGGCAAGGGCGCTGGTGTGA